One Fretibacterium sp. OH1220_COT-178 genomic region harbors:
- a CDS encoding CopG family transcriptional regulator, with protein sequence MSIILNLPPELESRLDALARDADKTREDYLVDALERYLEELENYNDAARTSGLTKGDRMGTFAADAIRSDLELEDR encoded by the coding sequence ATGTCGATCATCTTGAACCTGCCGCCCGAGCTGGAGAGTCGGTTGGATGCCCTGGCGCGGGATGCGGACAAGACGCGGGAGGACTACTTGGTGGACGCGCTCGAACGGTATCTGGAGGAGCTGGAGAACTACAACGATGCCGCCCGTACCTCCGGGCTGACCAAGGGAGACCGAATGGGCACGTTTGCCGCGGATGCGATCCGGAGCGACCTGGAGCTGGAGGACCGATAG
- a CDS encoding methylated-DNA--[protein]-cysteine S-methyltransferase yields the protein MTTVIGPLTLVADEDALVAVHFGDEGSATLPYGAVRGESPLLGEVARQLMGYFRRERRRFDVPLRMEGTDFQLRTWNALLTIPYGETRTYGQIAARIGSPRAVRAVGGANRRNPLSIFVPCHRVVGADGGLVGFGGGLEVKRRLLEIEGVRLEA from the coding sequence ATGACGACGGTTATTGGCCCTCTGACCTTGGTCGCCGACGAGGATGCCCTTGTCGCCGTGCATTTTGGGGACGAGGGAAGCGCTACGCTCCCCTATGGAGCGGTGCGGGGCGAGAGCCCCCTGCTGGGGGAGGTGGCCCGGCAGCTCATGGGGTATTTCCGCCGGGAGCGGAGGCGCTTCGACGTCCCGCTCCGGATGGAGGGGACGGACTTTCAGCTCCGAACCTGGAACGCGCTTTTGACGATCCCCTACGGCGAGACGCGGACCTACGGTCAGATCGCGGCCCGGATCGGCAGCCCCAGGGCCGTTCGGGCCGTGGGCGGGGCCAACCGCCGCAATCCCTTGTCCATCTTCGTGCCCTGTCATCGGGTTGTGGGGGCGGACGGCGGGCTGGTCGGGTTTGGCGGAGGGCTCGAGGTCAAACGAAGGCTCCTGGAGATCGAAGGGGTCCGGTTGGAGGCGTGA
- a CDS encoding cobalamin B12-binding domain-containing protein, with amino-acid sequence MDRLCACVLEGDGDGALVEAELLLSEGVSARDLVGVLAEELAELGRRFEDYRAFLPDLILAGDAFAQVMDRLEGRLEPGGDASAYTAVVGTVQGDFHDIGKNLLVVALRIGGFRVVDLGTDVAPEAFLAAAREHRADVVGLSTLLSSTLVFQADFIRLLEESGDRQEYLVSIGGASTSGEWSREIGADVWGPNVFESVERIRLALERRDAVGRGRTSERGPNA; translated from the coding sequence GGTGGAGGCGGAGCTTCTCTTGTCCGAGGGGGTCTCCGCCCGGGACCTCGTCGGCGTCCTGGCCGAGGAGCTTGCGGAGTTGGGACGTCGATTCGAGGATTATCGGGCCTTTCTGCCCGATCTCATCCTGGCGGGGGATGCCTTCGCCCAGGTGATGGACCGTCTGGAGGGAAGATTGGAGCCCGGCGGGGATGCCTCGGCCTATACGGCTGTCGTTGGCACGGTTCAGGGGGATTTCCACGACATCGGAAAGAATCTTCTGGTCGTAGCCCTTCGCATCGGTGGGTTTCGGGTTGTGGACCTGGGGACGGACGTTGCCCCGGAGGCTTTTTTGGCCGCCGCCCGGGAGCATCGCGCGGATGTGGTGGGACTCTCGACCCTGCTTTCCTCCACTTTGGTCTTCCAGGCGGACTTCATCCGACTTCTGGAGGAGTCGGGGGACCGTCAGGAGTACCTTGTCTCCATCGGGGGGGCCTCTACCTCCGGCGAGTGGTCCCGGGAGATCGGCGCCGACGTCTGGGGGCCCAACGTCTTCGAGAGCGTGGAGCGGATCCGGCTGGCCTTGGAGCGGCGCGACGCCGTGGGACGGGGCAGGACATCTGAGAGGGGGCCAAACGCTTGA